A genomic region of Candidatus Pseudomonas phytovorans contains the following coding sequences:
- a CDS encoding ATP-binding protein, with translation MSQDNTPGCIEQLQEKLLDLEAQNAELRLLGELVDHSLANVFAADRNFRLLAINRTAQETFKRLRGFVPKVGDYIPQFLSLQPDIRRQLEPVWPRVLAGEAFVETIVLGTPQALRHYELRYNPLRDAQQRIQGGYLFAYDITERVAEQERLREIENALRQSQKMEAVGQLTGGISHDFNNLLGSILAALEVAAQRLAENRYPETTRLLAIARQDAQRAASVVQRLLAFSRQQTLIAQTTDVHQLVAGMHDLIKSSLHEGIDFVDQTMAGQWLIAADPPQLESALLNLCINARDAMPSGGQLCIRCANTRLDQARARVLDLLAGDYLQICVSDNGIGMPADVAQRALEPFFTSKPLGQGSGLGLSIVYGFIRQSGGQLQITSEPGHGTRVDLYLPRDNEATVTPPAPDKPTPDKPRCTPRLIMLVEDQANLRLVVEEILEELGHDVRTFVDGRSALDAFQAGLRPDLLVTDIGLPGDIDGRRLAAALPAGVAVLYMTGYSTDQVGVTASKHCSVLYKPFTLASLTQQIENLLANLHSPQ, from the coding sequence ATGTCCCAAGACAACACCCCAGGTTGCATAGAGCAGCTACAGGAAAAACTGCTGGACCTTGAGGCGCAGAATGCTGAGTTGCGGCTGCTTGGCGAGCTGGTCGACCACAGCCTGGCCAATGTCTTCGCGGCCGACCGCAACTTCAGGCTGCTGGCGATCAACCGCACAGCACAAGAAACTTTCAAGCGCCTGCGCGGTTTCGTACCCAAGGTCGGTGATTACATTCCGCAGTTCCTGTCACTTCAGCCGGATATCAGGCGCCAACTGGAGCCGGTTTGGCCTCGCGTGCTGGCGGGCGAGGCATTCGTCGAGACCATCGTCCTGGGTACCCCGCAAGCATTGCGTCACTACGAACTGCGCTACAACCCTTTGCGTGACGCTCAGCAGCGCATCCAGGGCGGCTACCTCTTTGCCTACGACATCACGGAGCGCGTCGCAGAGCAGGAGCGCCTGCGAGAAATCGAAAACGCTTTGCGCCAGTCCCAGAAGATGGAAGCCGTCGGCCAGTTGACCGGCGGTATATCCCATGATTTCAACAACCTGCTGGGCAGCATCCTGGCAGCGCTGGAAGTGGCCGCCCAACGCCTGGCCGAAAACCGTTACCCGGAAACCACACGGCTGCTGGCCATCGCCCGACAGGACGCCCAGCGCGCCGCTTCGGTGGTACAACGCCTGCTGGCCTTCTCACGCCAGCAAACCTTGATTGCGCAAACCACAGACGTGCATCAATTGGTGGCCGGCATGCACGACCTGATCAAGAGCTCGCTGCATGAAGGCATCGACTTCGTTGACCAGACCATGGCCGGCCAATGGCTGATAGCCGCTGATCCTCCGCAGCTGGAAAGCGCTTTGCTCAATCTGTGCATCAACGCCCGTGATGCCATGCCATCGGGTGGCCAATTGTGTATCCGTTGTGCGAACACCCGACTGGATCAAGCACGCGCCCGCGTACTGGACCTGCTGGCGGGTGACTACTTGCAGATCTGTGTCAGCGATAACGGCATTGGCATGCCCGCCGACGTAGCCCAGCGCGCACTGGAGCCATTCTTCACGTCCAAACCATTGGGTCAGGGCTCGGGCCTCGGGCTTTCGATCGTCTACGGTTTCATCCGCCAGTCCGGCGGGCAATTGCAGATCACCAGCGAGCCGGGGCATGGGACCCGTGTCGACCTGTACCTGCCCAGAGATAACGAGGCAACAGTGACGCCGCCTGCGCCTGACAAGCCCACGCCAGACAAACCTCGATGCACACCTCGCCTGATCATGCTTGTGGAAGACCAGGCAAACCTGCGGCTGGTGGTCGAAGAAATACTGGAAGAACTAGGGCACGACGTGCGCACATTTGTCGATGGACGCAGCGCACTGGATGCATTTCAGGCTGGCTTGCGGCCTGACCTGCTGGTCACTGATATCGGCCTGCCGGGCGACATCGACGGCAGGCGGTTGGCCGCAGCGCTTCCCGCAGGAGTGGCGGTGCTTTACATGACCGGCTACAGCACTGATCAGGTAGGCGTTACAGCATCGAAGCACTGTAGCGTGCTGTACAAGCCATTCACCCTGGCGTCACTGACCCAGCAAATCGAAAACCTGCTGGCTAACCTGCATTCGCCACAATGA
- a CDS encoding ATP-binding protein, with translation MSNDCALAGAEELQRLHERIAYLEQHNHQLQSALASIAQRMQEADRYRFLFENMEEGFCIIQFVDGPHGRLSDYVHLMANPAYCRHAGLTHVVGRRLREVIPEEAQVWLNYFGTVERTGEPLYFEHELLATDRCLGLAAIRIEPAEDHLVAVIFRDVTARKQAEDALRALNEDLEERVAHAVAKHQKAEAALQQAQKLEAVGQLTGGLAHDLNNLLGGVLGALELARCRVTDEHQTATLPALLGSAHDAAHRAAALIHRLLAFSRQQTLQPCSTNVSTLVSGMLELISRTIGPHITLGCSPNEAAWTVRIDPPQLESALLNLCINARDALPAGGRIRITLDNLSIPADRAQPLDLAPGEYLCLSVEDNGRGMADDVRARAVDPFFTTKPLGQGTGLGLSMVYGFVRQSGGQLQIESAQGQGTRVSMFLPRHHAQPVPRLPGPETPAPSLAASSVREIVVVEDVGAMRLVIAEALHDLGHRVKVFEDGPMALAGMAGHPRPDLLISDVGLPGGINGRQLADRLRLSYPGLKVLFVTGYDEHAVLGDGTLEEGMSVLTKPFTLPALATRVSQMLEA, from the coding sequence ATGAGCAATGACTGCGCGTTGGCAGGCGCCGAAGAGCTGCAACGCCTGCACGAAAGAATTGCGTACCTCGAACAACACAATCACCAGCTGCAATCCGCTCTGGCCAGCATTGCCCAACGCATGCAAGAGGCGGATCGGTACCGGTTCCTGTTTGAGAACATGGAAGAAGGCTTCTGCATCATCCAGTTCGTTGACGGCCCCCATGGCCGTCTGAGTGACTACGTTCACCTGATGGCCAACCCGGCCTACTGTCGCCATGCCGGGCTCACCCATGTGGTGGGCCGTAGGTTGCGAGAGGTAATTCCTGAGGAGGCGCAGGTCTGGCTGAATTATTTCGGCACCGTGGAGCGCACTGGAGAACCGCTGTACTTCGAACATGAGCTGCTCGCTACCGACCGTTGCCTGGGCTTGGCAGCGATCCGGATCGAACCGGCCGAGGATCACCTTGTCGCAGTAATCTTTCGTGATGTGACTGCCCGCAAACAAGCTGAAGACGCACTACGGGCCCTGAACGAAGACCTGGAGGAACGCGTCGCACACGCAGTGGCCAAGCACCAGAAAGCCGAAGCAGCCCTGCAGCAGGCGCAAAAGCTGGAAGCGGTCGGCCAGTTGACCGGGGGGCTTGCCCACGACCTCAACAACCTGCTCGGTGGCGTGCTTGGCGCGCTTGAGCTTGCCAGGTGCAGGGTGACCGACGAACACCAGACAGCCACGCTTCCTGCGCTGCTGGGCAGTGCGCACGATGCCGCGCACCGGGCTGCCGCGCTTATTCACCGGTTGCTGGCATTTTCCCGCCAGCAGACCTTGCAACCCTGTTCGACGAATGTTTCAACGCTGGTCAGTGGCATGCTGGAGCTCATCAGCCGCACGATTGGCCCACACATCACGCTCGGCTGCAGCCCCAATGAGGCGGCGTGGACCGTGCGCATTGACCCGCCACAGCTTGAAAGTGCGCTGCTCAATCTTTGCATCAACGCACGCGATGCCCTCCCTGCCGGAGGCAGGATACGGATAACGCTGGATAATCTGTCAATCCCTGCAGACCGCGCCCAACCACTGGACCTGGCACCTGGCGAATACCTGTGCCTGAGCGTTGAGGACAACGGGCGCGGGATGGCAGATGATGTTCGGGCGCGGGCTGTCGACCCGTTTTTCACCACCAAGCCCTTGGGCCAAGGTACCGGGCTTGGTCTGTCGATGGTGTACGGCTTCGTGCGCCAGTCAGGCGGGCAGTTGCAAATCGAGTCGGCACAGGGCCAGGGGACGCGGGTGAGCATGTTTCTGCCACGGCATCATGCGCAACCAGTCCCACGCTTACCCGGCCCGGAAACCCCAGCGCCGTCCCTTGCTGCAAGCTCCGTGCGCGAAATCGTCGTGGTGGAAGACGTAGGCGCCATGCGCCTGGTCATTGCAGAAGCGCTGCATGACCTGGGGCATAGGGTCAAGGTGTTCGAAGACGGCCCCATGGCGCTTGCCGGGATGGCCGGCCACCCCCGGCCCGACCTGCTGATCAGCGATGTCGGGTTACCGGGGGGGATCAACGGGCGACAATTGGCTGACAGGCTGCGCTTGTCTTACCCGGGCCTCAAGGTCTTGTTCGTCACCGGGTACGATGAGCACGCCGTGCTTGGGGATGGCACCCTGGAAG